One window of the Pyrinomonadaceae bacterium genome contains the following:
- a CDS encoding amidase translates to MKKQSRKSIDRRTFVKVLPAAGAAAIAASQAPLSALAQTASPTPSPAPSPSPTPSPTAGRIKKSDLEHTEKVIGIELSDKHREMALSGVNTNLDRYEAVRKIDVPLDTEPAVIFHPQLPGFHVKRARAKTKFRFGRNEPAQFKSVEDLAFATVPQLAELIRTRKVSSVELTRMYLSRLKKYGPKLLCVVTLTEDLAMKQAEGADADLKRGKYRGPLHGIPWGAKDLFATKGIRTTWGAEPYRDQMIDYDATVIERLRDAGAVLVAKLSMGALAQGPKWFGGVTRNPWAPDEDRQGASGSSAGPGAATAAGLVGFSIGTETLGSIISPSSRNGVVGLRPTYGRVSRYGAMGLSWTMDKIGPMCRGVEDCAAALDAIYGPDGQDMTVGDAPFNWNADVPLSSLRIGYLKAEFETTPPANASEQQKQIAARRNAMYKEALDALTRAGVKMTPIEMPKFPTANLRYILTAEAATAFDDITRDGRINQLSGQDNGDWPNTFRTNRFVPAVEYLRAQRARVLLMREMDKLMRDWDVFVSPAPGSASLLITNLTGHPAVCLPCGFLDFPATQNAPAQHLPQAIMFTGGLYDEASPLRVALAFEKATQWHTMHPKVDWA, encoded by the coding sequence ATGAAAAAACAAAGCCGCAAATCGATCGATCGTCGCACCTTCGTGAAGGTTCTTCCGGCTGCCGGCGCCGCAGCGATCGCCGCTTCGCAAGCGCCTCTAAGTGCGCTCGCGCAGACGGCTTCGCCGACTCCTTCTCCGGCACCAAGTCCATCGCCGACGCCTTCACCGACAGCGGGGCGGATCAAGAAAAGTGATCTTGAGCACACCGAGAAAGTAATCGGCATTGAGCTGTCGGATAAGCATCGGGAGATGGCACTCTCCGGCGTGAACACGAATCTCGATCGATACGAGGCCGTGCGCAAGATCGATGTGCCGCTCGATACTGAACCGGCCGTCATTTTTCATCCCCAGTTGCCGGGTTTCCACGTCAAACGTGCGCGCGCGAAAACAAAGTTCCGGTTTGGCCGGAACGAACCAGCTCAATTCAAGTCGGTTGAAGATCTCGCCTTTGCCACCGTGCCGCAGCTTGCGGAGTTGATTCGCACGAGAAAAGTTTCTTCAGTCGAACTGACCCGTATGTACCTGTCGCGTTTGAAGAAGTACGGGCCGAAGCTTCTGTGTGTGGTGACACTTACTGAAGACCTGGCGATGAAGCAGGCCGAAGGTGCGGATGCCGATCTCAAGCGCGGCAAGTACCGGGGGCCGCTGCACGGTATTCCGTGGGGCGCGAAAGATTTGTTCGCGACGAAAGGCATCAGGACGACGTGGGGCGCTGAGCCTTATCGCGATCAAATGATCGATTACGACGCGACGGTGATCGAGCGTTTGCGTGATGCGGGCGCCGTACTGGTGGCGAAGCTTTCCATGGGCGCGCTGGCGCAGGGACCGAAATGGTTCGGAGGTGTGACGCGTAATCCGTGGGCGCCCGACGAAGATCGGCAGGGCGCGAGCGGCTCATCCGCCGGGCCGGGCGCCGCGACTGCCGCGGGCCTGGTAGGGTTTTCGATCGGAACGGAAACGCTTGGCTCGATTATTTCGCCTTCGTCGCGTAACGGCGTGGTGGGTTTGCGGCCGACGTACGGACGCGTCAGTCGCTATGGCGCAATGGGTTTGAGCTGGACGATGGACAAGATTGGCCCGATGTGTCGCGGCGTCGAAGATTGCGCGGCGGCGCTCGATGCGATTTACGGTCCCGACGGTCAGGACATGACGGTAGGCGATGCGCCATTCAACTGGAATGCCGACGTGCCCTTGAGCAGTCTGCGCATTGGTTATCTGAAAGCCGAATTTGAAACCACGCCGCCGGCCAATGCGAGCGAACAGCAGAAGCAGATAGCTGCGAGACGAAACGCGATGTACAAAGAGGCGCTCGACGCGCTCACGAGAGCGGGCGTCAAGATGACACCGATCGAGATGCCGAAGTTTCCCACGGCTAACCTGCGTTACATCCTGACGGCAGAAGCGGCGACTGCTTTCGACGACATCACCCGCGATGGGCGTATCAATCAACTTTCGGGACAGGATAACGGCGACTGGCCGAACACGTTCCGCACGAATCGTTTTGTACCGGCCGTCGAATACCTTCGCGCCCAACGGGCGCGGGTCTTGCTGATGCGCGAGATGGATAAGCTGATGCGCGACTGGGACGTCTTCGTTTCGCCCGCGCCGGGCAGCGCGAGTCTCCTGATCACAAACCTGACTGGTCATCCGGCGGTGTGCCTGCCGTGCGGCTTTCTCGATTTTCCCGCCACGCAGAACGCGCCGGCGCAACACCTGCCACAGGCGATCATGTTCACCGGCGGGTTGTACGACGAAGCGTCACCGTTACGCGTCGCACTCGCGTTTGAG